One stretch of Novosphingobium pentaromativorans US6-1 DNA includes these proteins:
- a CDS encoding HNH endonuclease encodes MKGVFEISGNSRYDDLITERYHFPSQYLPQARQLENDWILYRETRVSGGRMAYIATAFVERIDPDEADPTHYYARVRDYLPFDDAVSYRDKDGRFAERFLRDMARPSDAGRTLRGKSVRTLDGDDFVAIVNQGLSETLDPDNRIRLELDERYIDDATAALLADDFGERRIEQILVNKKIRAASFRNQVLDAYDSTCAVTGLRIINGGGKAEAQAAHIWSVADGGPDVVPNGVALSATAHWLFDRHLITFDDNLCLLVSHNKVPSDLLKLFPPSGQKIRLPVDPRDHPRPDFVAKHRARFAGF; translated from the coding sequence GTGAAGGGTGTTTTCGAGATCAGCGGCAACTCGCGCTACGACGACCTCATTACCGAGCGATATCATTTCCCCTCGCAATATCTTCCTCAAGCCCGCCAGCTTGAAAACGACTGGATCCTTTACCGCGAGACCCGCGTATCAGGCGGCCGGATGGCCTACATCGCGACTGCTTTCGTTGAGCGGATCGATCCCGATGAGGCCGATCCAACCCATTACTATGCGCGCGTTAGGGACTATCTACCCTTCGATGATGCGGTCTCCTACCGCGACAAGGACGGACGCTTTGCCGAACGCTTCCTTCGCGACATGGCCCGTCCTAGCGATGCCGGAAGGACGCTGCGCGGAAAATCGGTGCGCACGCTCGATGGCGATGATTTCGTCGCCATCGTCAATCAGGGCCTTAGCGAAACGCTCGACCCGGACAACCGGATCAGGCTCGAGCTCGACGAGCGGTACATCGACGATGCGACCGCCGCGCTGCTGGCCGATGATTTTGGCGAACGCCGGATCGAGCAGATCCTGGTGAACAAGAAGATCCGGGCCGCCAGTTTCCGCAATCAGGTTCTCGACGCTTATGACAGTACCTGCGCCGTCACGGGATTGCGGATCATCAATGGTGGCGGGAAAGCCGAGGCACAGGCGGCACATATCTGGTCCGTCGCCGATGGCGGGCCCGACGTCGTACCCAACGGCGTGGCACTTTCAGCTACGGCCCATTGGCTGTTCGACCGGCATCTTATCACGTTCGACGACAACCTGTGCCTGCTCGTATCGCACAATAAGGTGCCGTCCGACCTGTTGAAGCTCTTCCCGCCTTCAGGACAGAAGATCAGGCTTCCGGTCGATCCGAGGGATCACCCCCGTCCGGACTTCGTTGCCAAGCATCGCGCGCGTTTTGCGGGGTTCTGA
- a CDS encoding S24 family peptidase, which yields MEHVREELDRLIQQRRLGYSSISRMIGRNSSYIQQFIKRGSPRKLDDDDRRTLASFFGVDEQVLGGPPAPMRDGLIEIPVLNVDASAGFGAIAESETAHTRFGFDERWLARLTRAKSASLSIIHVLGDSMEPTLSDGDEVLVDASDQGSRLRDGIYVLRADDALVVKRVTLKPGGRKITISSDNSAYPSWDDVDRSEIQVVGRVIWFGRAV from the coding sequence ATGGAACATGTCAGAGAGGAGCTTGATCGCCTGATCCAGCAGCGACGGCTCGGATATTCCTCGATCTCGCGGATGATCGGACGAAACTCGTCCTATATTCAGCAATTCATCAAGCGTGGATCGCCGCGCAAGCTAGATGACGATGACCGGCGCACGCTTGCCAGCTTCTTCGGGGTCGATGAGCAAGTGTTGGGTGGACCGCCCGCGCCCATGCGTGATGGGTTGATCGAAATACCCGTGCTCAATGTCGATGCGTCGGCAGGCTTCGGAGCGATTGCCGAAAGCGAGACTGCCCATACCCGCTTCGGTTTCGACGAACGCTGGCTTGCCCGGCTGACCCGGGCAAAGAGCGCCAGTCTCTCGATCATCCACGTCCTGGGCGATTCCATGGAGCCGACACTCAGCGATGGCGACGAGGTGCTGGTCGATGCGTCAGACCAGGGCTCGCGGCTACGCGACGGTATCTACGTCTTGCGCGCCGACGACGCGCTGGTGGTCAAGCGCGTGACGCTCAAGCCTGGTGGCCGCAAAATCACCATCAGCAGCGATAATTCGGCCTATCCTAGCTGGGACGATGTCGACCGGTCTGAGATCCAGGTGGTCGGCCGTGTCATCTGGTTCGGACGCGCTGTCTGA
- the zorA gene encoding anti-phage ZorAB system protein ZorA, translating to MEITEWLGHGLIYFFTEIPLIGDAMAAFLAIVLIGTAFAIAYRYKRQYHAPLADAIDARVCLLDEITGGSTADVDQARLEFARRFNDIDAQMMEANDAEALPLRRTWEEYRETIVDPSADVLQNSARPEHFFVNLGDRHRGLNWFANIFIAIGLLITFLGIIAALSTLDFSGGVDAMQERLNDLMKVAGAKFWASVGGIVASIVLRSYDYRFGKRINDGLSMLCDKLEHGMAYLPPQRIASDQLAQLKEQTPALRTFSEQLAAALDGALEKQMAPMITHLGSIQQGIDKISGGGGEAVRDAIASSAGAEMAGLADAIGAMTVSMATMSERIEKQTGEADRQIEEAVRRFGQASEEMRSAFGELNRNFGVVADRMREENEQASELARQRMDELLSNLGNTLDDMKSGLASAASQMGEASARAANDAARIGQEAMEKSFSEFVERFNQTGGPLVGSMKDAGDAISTSADRLSTAQSAIGDHARAIEQVAARSSDLATAFGTVANDVEAATAPVRQSAVSIAEAVKSVETIVSRNAQSSESARDEMRQLAAALSETASAASSAWSEYRARFEDVDRALGDAIEKISDAAGNHASNLNERVGQIDKALGDGVAQLAGALEPLTTLRDTVEELAGILANQNREAAE from the coding sequence ATGGAAATTACCGAATGGCTTGGCCATGGGCTGATCTACTTCTTCACGGAAATCCCGCTCATCGGCGATGCGATGGCGGCATTTCTGGCGATCGTGCTGATCGGAACAGCATTTGCAATCGCGTACCGTTACAAGCGGCAATATCATGCCCCTCTTGCTGATGCGATCGACGCCCGCGTTTGCCTGCTCGACGAGATAACCGGCGGCAGCACCGCCGATGTCGATCAGGCGCGCCTCGAGTTCGCGCGCCGCTTCAATGATATCGACGCCCAGATGATGGAGGCGAATGACGCTGAGGCGCTTCCCCTTCGCAGAACCTGGGAGGAATACCGTGAAACGATCGTCGATCCCTCGGCCGATGTTCTCCAGAACTCCGCTCGTCCCGAACACTTCTTCGTCAATCTTGGCGACCGTCATCGCGGGCTGAACTGGTTTGCGAATATTTTTATCGCCATCGGCCTGTTGATCACCTTCCTGGGCATCATCGCAGCTCTCTCGACACTCGACTTCAGCGGCGGTGTCGATGCGATGCAGGAGCGGCTCAATGATCTCATGAAGGTAGCGGGAGCGAAGTTCTGGGCCTCTGTGGGGGGCATCGTGGCTTCCATCGTCCTTCGATCCTATGACTACCGCTTCGGCAAGCGCATCAATGATGGGCTGTCCATGCTGTGTGACAAACTCGAGCATGGAATGGCCTATCTGCCGCCGCAACGGATCGCGAGCGATCAGCTGGCACAGCTCAAAGAGCAGACTCCGGCACTCCGCACCTTTTCCGAACAGCTTGCTGCCGCCCTCGACGGGGCCTTGGAAAAGCAGATGGCGCCCATGATCACGCATCTGGGGTCGATCCAGCAAGGCATCGACAAGATCAGCGGTGGCGGGGGTGAAGCCGTCCGCGACGCGATCGCTTCAAGTGCCGGTGCAGAGATGGCGGGCCTCGCAGATGCCATTGGCGCAATGACCGTCTCGATGGCCACGATGTCCGAACGTATCGAAAAACAGACCGGCGAAGCTGACCGCCAGATCGAGGAAGCTGTCAGGCGCTTTGGCCAGGCTTCGGAAGAAATGCGGTCAGCATTTGGCGAGCTCAACCGCAATTTCGGCGTCGTAGCGGACCGCATGCGCGAAGAAAACGAGCAGGCAAGCGAGCTTGCCAGACAGCGGATGGACGAGTTGTTGAGCAATCTTGGCAATACGCTCGACGATATGAAATCCGGACTCGCCTCGGCGGCCAGTCAGATGGGTGAAGCCTCGGCACGCGCGGCGAATGACGCGGCCCGGATCGGCCAGGAGGCAATGGAAAAGTCATTTTCCGAGTTCGTTGAACGGTTCAACCAGACAGGCGGCCCGCTGGTAGGCAGCATGAAAGACGCGGGCGATGCCATTTCCACGTCTGCGGACCGTCTCTCGACCGCACAAAGTGCTATCGGAGATCACGCGCGAGCGATCGAGCAAGTCGCCGCTCGCTCGAGCGATCTGGCGACGGCGTTCGGAACGGTGGCCAACGACGTTGAGGCGGCAACCGCGCCTGTACGCCAGTCGGCAGTCTCGATAGCCGAAGCAGTCAAATCGGTTGAGACCATCGTTTCCCGAAATGCGCAGTCATCCGAGAGCGCTCGCGACGAAATGCGCCAGCTTGCGGCAGCGCTAAGCGAGACCGCGAGTGCGGCCTCCTCCGCATGGTCGGAATATCGTGCTCGCTTCGAAGATGTGGACCGCGCTCTTGGTGACGCAATCGAGAAGATCTCGGATGCTGCCGGCAACCATGCGTCGAACCTCAACGAACGGGTCGGCCAGATCGACAAGGCTCTGGGCGATGGTGTGGCGCAGCTCGCCGGCGCACTCGAACCGCTCACGACCCTGCGGGATACCGTCGAGGAACTTGCCGGCATCCTTGCAAACCAGAACAGGGAAGCCGCTGAATAA
- the mobF gene encoding MobF family relaxase gives MLSVANVRSPSAAASYFAADNYYTGADADRSGTWVGKGAERLGLEGRVNAEQFDALLRGELPGGIQVGNAGQAHRPGTDLTFSLPKSWSLLALVGGDQRIIDAYREAVIETLRWAEKNAAQTRMGSQAGYGKVATDNLTIGLFQHDTNRNQEPNLHFHAVVANVTQGSDGKWRALRNDKLWSFNTLLNSMTMARFRLAVEKMGYEAGPVGKHGNFEAAGIAREQVMAFSTRREEVLDAVRQLGENTPKTRDIAVLDTRKSKAPVRDRESLLDGWRQKAQEVGIDLAGLIDASQMRAATNDIPSSKEGSLLQRGITKLREFAQRIKADPADPLIPAHVLKQDAPTIAAAQAVASAVRHLSQREAAFPREGLLKAALDFGLPTTVDHVETRVNALVRSGALESGKGEHKGWLASREALDLESTILANVDQGRGAVSPILDRSDAAERVQAVAALNHGISLNEGQENAASLVLSSRDRIVAIQGIAGAGKSSVMKPVAQLLREEGKQVLGLAVQNTLVQMLERDTGIRSMTLARFLVQWGRLLHEPGNASLLGEARSALADHVLVLDEASMVSNDDKAKLVRLANLAEVHRLVLVGDKRQLGAVDAGKPFDLVQQAGIERANMDVNLRGRDPVLRRAQAAAQEGRIDDALQALAPSTIEARGDSAIVAAEKWLSLSPADRDRTSIYASGRALRSSVNEAVQRGLKANGELGPRSGRLTAHSRVNVTHEELRYLRTYQSGMVLNFRSRDSTQKLSKGDYTVKTIDQARKQLVLEDRKGRVRKFNPARLRPGADDSRLSLFERKSLSIVEGDKIRWTDNDHKRGLFNADQARIVAIDTKGVLVETSAGKELRLSRGDPMLKHMDLAYALNAHMAQGLTSDRGIAVMDSRERNLANRQTFLVTVTRLRDGLTLIADNAEKLGRAIKSNSGEKASALEVTQRLKAAAAKGLSHDKDVGSASPASDKPELTKERVKPFEIGI, from the coding sequence ATGCTTTCCGTCGCCAATGTGCGCTCCCCTTCCGCCGCCGCGAGCTATTTCGCGGCAGACAATTACTACACCGGCGCCGATGCCGATCGTTCCGGAACCTGGGTCGGGAAGGGAGCGGAACGTCTTGGTCTTGAGGGGCGCGTAAACGCCGAGCAGTTTGATGCCTTGCTGCGGGGAGAACTTCCCGGTGGTATCCAGGTCGGCAATGCGGGCCAAGCCCACAGGCCGGGAACAGACCTCACATTCTCACTGCCGAAAAGCTGGTCGTTGCTTGCGCTGGTGGGCGGCGACCAGCGGATAATCGATGCCTATCGCGAGGCCGTCATCGAGACCTTGCGCTGGGCAGAAAAGAACGCGGCGCAGACCCGGATGGGCAGTCAGGCTGGCTACGGGAAGGTCGCGACAGATAACCTGACGATTGGTCTTTTCCAGCACGACACCAACCGCAACCAGGAGCCAAACCTGCATTTTCATGCGGTCGTGGCAAATGTCACGCAAGGCAGCGACGGGAAGTGGCGCGCGCTTCGCAACGACAAGCTTTGGTCGTTCAACACCCTGCTCAACTCGATGACGATGGCGCGCTTTCGTCTGGCGGTCGAGAAAATGGGCTACGAAGCAGGGCCGGTTGGAAAGCATGGCAACTTCGAAGCAGCAGGCATTGCCCGCGAGCAGGTCATGGCCTTTTCAACGCGTCGCGAAGAAGTCCTCGACGCGGTACGTCAGCTGGGCGAGAACACCCCGAAAACCCGCGACATCGCCGTGCTCGATACAAGGAAAAGCAAGGCGCCCGTCAGGGACCGGGAAAGCCTTCTCGATGGGTGGCGGCAGAAAGCCCAGGAAGTCGGCATTGACCTTGCCGGTCTCATTGATGCGTCGCAGATGCGGGCTGCAACAAACGACATTCCCAGCTCGAAAGAAGGGAGCCTCCTCCAGCGCGGGATTACGAAGCTGAGAGAGTTCGCGCAGCGGATCAAAGCCGATCCAGCTGATCCGCTGATCCCTGCTCATGTTCTCAAGCAGGATGCACCGACCATCGCGGCCGCACAGGCCGTGGCCTCTGCGGTGCGCCATCTCTCGCAGCGCGAGGCAGCCTTTCCCCGTGAGGGATTGCTGAAGGCGGCGCTCGATTTTGGGCTGCCGACAACGGTGGACCACGTCGAAACCCGTGTGAACGCGCTCGTCAGAAGCGGCGCACTCGAGTCCGGCAAAGGCGAACACAAAGGCTGGTTGGCGAGCCGGGAGGCGCTTGACCTTGAAAGCACCATTCTCGCGAATGTCGACCAGGGACGAGGTGCGGTATCGCCCATCCTGGATCGATCGGACGCCGCAGAACGGGTTCAGGCTGTTGCCGCGCTCAACCACGGAATTTCGCTCAACGAAGGGCAGGAGAATGCGGCGAGCCTTGTCCTTTCGTCGCGTGACAGGATCGTAGCGATCCAGGGCATAGCCGGGGCGGGCAAAAGCAGCGTGATGAAGCCGGTCGCCCAGCTGCTCCGCGAGGAAGGCAAGCAGGTGCTGGGGCTCGCCGTGCAGAACACGCTCGTCCAGATGCTCGAGCGCGACACCGGCATCCGTTCGATGACCCTCGCCCGCTTTCTCGTCCAATGGGGCAGGCTTCTACACGAGCCGGGAAATGCCTCCCTGCTTGGCGAGGCTCGGAGCGCGCTCGCAGACCATGTCCTGGTGCTCGACGAGGCGTCGATGGTGTCGAACGACGATAAGGCCAAGTTGGTACGGCTGGCGAACCTTGCCGAAGTCCACCGCCTTGTTCTCGTCGGCGACAAGCGACAGCTAGGCGCCGTCGATGCCGGTAAGCCCTTCGACCTCGTCCAGCAGGCCGGGATCGAGCGCGCCAACATGGATGTGAATTTGCGCGGCCGCGATCCCGTCCTGCGGCGAGCCCAGGCCGCCGCGCAGGAGGGACGCATCGACGATGCGCTCCAGGCTCTTGCGCCTTCAACCATCGAGGCTCGCGGGGACAGTGCGATTGTTGCTGCCGAAAAGTGGCTTTCGCTCAGTCCGGCGGATCGGGATCGGACATCGATCTACGCGTCGGGACGGGCCTTACGGTCTTCGGTCAACGAGGCTGTTCAGCGCGGACTCAAGGCAAACGGCGAGCTTGGCCCACGATCGGGCCGCCTGACCGCTCATTCGCGAGTGAATGTGACACACGAGGAGCTGCGCTATCTTCGCACATATCAGTCGGGCATGGTCCTCAACTTTCGCTCGCGCGACAGCACGCAGAAGCTCTCCAAGGGCGACTACACCGTCAAAACCATCGACCAAGCGCGCAAGCAGCTCGTGCTTGAGGACCGGAAGGGGCGGGTTCGCAAGTTCAATCCCGCGCGATTGCGGCCGGGCGCAGACGATAGCCGGCTGTCGCTCTTCGAACGCAAATCGCTGTCCATCGTTGAGGGTGACAAGATCCGTTGGACCGACAACGACCACAAGCGCGGGCTTTTCAACGCCGACCAGGCCAGGATCGTGGCCATCGACACAAAGGGCGTCTTGGTGGAGACGTCAGCGGGCAAGGAGCTCCGCCTGAGCCGCGGCGACCCCATGCTCAAACACATGGACCTCGCCTATGCCCTCAATGCGCATATGGCGCAGGGACTGACCTCTGATCGCGGGATCGCGGTGATGGACAGCCGCGAACGCAATCTCGCCAATCGGCAGACCTTCCTGGTCACGGTCACCCGCCTTCGCGACGGCCTTACGCTGATTGCAGATAATGCCGAGAAACTTGGCCGGGCCATCAAGTCCAACAGCGGCGAGAAAGCGTCAGCCCTCGAAGTAACGCAAAGGCTCAAGGCGGCAGCTGCCAAGGGCCTTTCGCATGACAAGGATGTCGGCAGCGCTTCGCCTGCAAGTGACAAACCCGAACTCACCAAGGAAAGGGTAAAGCCTTTCGAAATTGGCATTTGA